A part of Brassica rapa cultivar Chiifu-401-42 chromosome A05, CAAS_Brap_v3.01, whole genome shotgun sequence genomic DNA contains:
- the LOC103866951 gene encoding staphylococcal-like nuclease CAN2 produces MGNALGYLYGKCCKPTTDDDSLGPHGVSAATVGVSALAHDLFNFEITSQVPEGLERYVVSSRKAQANWYRKILEAWKQAKPPPQTAEDASRLVTEILKRHQKADVEGLLSFYGLPLPHTLVELSTEAPPDSLPEGVLFEFQTLPVDPKAVADGDTITVYVSSSDPVVSSSVPREVNVAAVKRAKARERKDYTKADALHQKIIDSGYRVLNIQNEEVLARKFRIRLRGIDAPESQMPFGKEAQEELLKIVQWKSLKVLVYGEDRYGRCVGDLYCNGVFVQEAMLKKGLAWHYVAYDKRMVLAKWEKEARQKRIGLWASSNPEKPWDWRKNNRRE; encoded by the exons ATGGGTAACGCTCTTGGATACCTCTACGGAAAATGCTGCAAACCCACCACGGACGACGACTCTCTCGGTCCTCACGGCGTCTCCGCGGCCACTGTCGGTGTTTCAGCTCTCGCTCACGATCTCTTCAACTTCGAGATCACTTCCCAA GTTCCTGAAGGACTTGAGAGGTATGTTGTGTCATCAAGAAAAGCTCAAGCAAACTG GTATAGAAAAATACTTGAGGCATGGAAGCAAGCAAAACCTCCACCACAGACAGCAGAGGATGCTTCTAGGCTTGTTACTGAGATCTTGAAAAGGCATCAGAAAGCAGATGTTGAG GGACTGTTGTCTTTCTATGGACTCCCTTTGCCTCACACTCTTGTTGAGCTCTCTACTGAAGCTCCTCCTGATTCTTTGCCTGAAGGAGTTCTCTTTGAGTTTCAAACTCTTCCGGTTGATCCAAAAGCTGTGGCGGATGGAGACACCATCACAGTTTATGTCAGTAGTTCAGACCCGGTTGTGTCATCTTCTGTGCCAAGGGAAGTGAATGTTGCAGCGGTTAAAAGAGCAAAGGCACGTGAGAGGAAGGATTACACCAAAGCAGATGCGCTTCACCAGAAGATCATTGATTCTGGTTATAGAGTGCTGAACATTCAGAATGAAGAAGTGCTTGCTCGCAAGTTCAGAATCAGACTAAG GGGAATAGATGCACCAGAGAGTCAGATGCCGTTTGGGAAAGAGGCACAAGAAGAGCTTCTTAAGATTGTTCAATGGAAAAGCTTGAAGGTGTTGGTTTATGGAGAAGATCGGTATGGGAGGTGTGTGGGAGATTTATACTGCAATGGAGTTTTTGTTCAG GAGGCAATGCTAAAGAAAGGTCTTGCTTGGCACTATGTAGCTTATGACAAGCGCATGGTTCTTGCAAAG TGGGAGAAAGAAGCAAGGCAGAAGCGTATTGGCTTGTGGGCTTCTTCGAATCCGGAAAAGCCATGGGACTGGAGAAAGAACAACAGGCGTGAGTAA